The Papaver somniferum cultivar HN1 chromosome 3, ASM357369v1, whole genome shotgun sequence genome includes a region encoding these proteins:
- the LOC113357627 gene encoding pollen-specific leucine-rich repeat extensin-like protein 3, with protein MKAFISCCFLFLSLITLSFSVQSCFSLTNDEVSFIVNRQLLTFEENGGNLPDDIEYEVDIKEVFANSRLRRAYIGLQAWKKAIYSDPFNTTGNWVGPNVCAYNGVFCSPALDDPNMSVVAGVDINGADIAGHLVVELGLLTDMALFHINTNRFCGIIPESFSKLTLLHEFDVSNNRFVGPFPKVVLSLPALKYLDLRFNEFEGKLPKELFDKELDALFLNDNRFESNLPENFGNSPVSVVVLANNKFTGCIPKSIGNMGNTLEEINLLNNEFSGCFPNEIENLGNVTVFASGSNDFTGIVQKTFCRLKNLEILDFSDNKLTGFIPENLCTLPQLKNFTFSHNFFNGEAPKCVPSKNVDIYFDDVDNCLPGRPKQKDAKECAAVVNKPVDCGKSQCGGGSSSSSPTVAPSTPSAPKPTPATSKPTPSTPKPTPSPKPQPAVPVHPPTTKQSPVTQKRNSPPANSPKPPVKTPPSPVSSTPSPTKSSPVNRPRPPTVNSPPPPVHSPPPPPVHSPPPPIHSPPPPVHSPPPPVHSPPPPVYSPPPPPVHSPPPPPVHSPPPPVHSPPPPVHSPPPPVHSPPPPPPVHSLLHQSTLPTTTSALSPPPVHSPPPPPVFSPPPPVHSPPPPPVFSPPPPAPVHSPPPPVFPDFILPPNIGFQYSSPPPPMFPGY; from the coding sequence ATGAAGGCATTTAtaagttgttgttttctttttctatctCTAATAACTTTATCTTTCTCAGTACAATCTTGTTTTTCTCTAACAAATGATGAAGTTTCATTCATCGTTAATAGGCAGCTTTTAACTTTCGAAGAGAATGGTGGAAATCTACCGGACGATATTGAATACGAAGTAGATATCAAAGAAGTGTTTGCCAATTCAAGACTTCGCCGAGCTTATATTGGTCTTCAAGCATGGAAAAAAGCTATCTATTCAGACCCATTTAACACAACTGGTAACTGGGTTGGTCCTAATGTGTGTGCTTATAATGGTGTTTTCTGTTCGCCTGCTCTTGATGATCCAAATATGAGCGTCGTCGCTGGTGTTGATATTAATGGAGCTGATATTGCTGGTCACCTTGTTGTTGAATTGGGCTTGTTGACTGATATGGCATTGTTTCACATCAATACCAACAGGTTTTGTGGGATTATTCCTGAAAGCTTTTCCAAGTTGACACTTCTACATGAATTTGATGTTAGTAATAACCGATTCGTTGGTCCGTTTCCAAAGGTTGTTCTTTCGCTTCCTGCACTTAAATATCTTGACCTTAGGTTCAATGAGTTTGAAGGGAAGTTACCTAAAGAGCTCTTCGACAAGGAGCTAGATGCATTGTTCTTGAACGATAACCGTTTCGAGTCTAACTTGCCAGAGAACTTTGGAAATTCACCTGTTTCGGTTGTTGTTTTGGCTAACAACAAATTCACAGGTTGTATTCCTAAAAGTATTGGAAACATGGGTAACACATTAGAGGAGATTAACTTGCTCAACAATGAATTCTCTGGTTGTTTCCCCAATGAGATTGAGAATTTGGGTAATGTCACGGTATTTGCTTCTGGATCCAATGACTTTACAGGAATTGTTCAGAAGACTTTTTGCAGATTAAAGAATCTTGAAATTTTGGATTTCTCAGACAACAAGTTGACAGGCTTTATTCCTGAGAATTTGTGCACTTTACCACAACTCAAGAATTTTACATTCTCACACAATTTCTTTAATGGTGAAGCACCAAAATGTGTTCCATCCAAGAACGTCGACATTTACTTTGATGATGTAGACAATTGTTTGCCTGGAAGACCAAAACAGAAGGACGCAAAGGAATGTGCAGCAGTTGTCAACAAACCAGTCGATTGCGGTAAATCCCAATGTGGTGGtggttcatcctcttcttcaccaacagTTGCTCCTTCAACCCCGTCAGCACCAAAACCAACACCAGCTACATCAAAACCAACACCATCTACACCAAAACCAACTCCATCACCAAAACCACAACCAGCTGTTCCGGTTCACCCTCCAACAACTAAGCAAAGCCCAGTCACACAAAAGAGAAACTCACCACCCGCTAACTCTCCTAAACCACCAGTAAAGACACCCCCATCGCCTGTGAGCTCGACACCATCACCCACGAAATCATCCCCGGTGAACAGGCCTCGGCCTCCAACAGTGAACTCTCCCCCACCACCTGTGCACTCTCCTCCCCCACCACCAGTCCACTCTCCCCCACCACCGATCCACTCTCCACCTCCACCCGTCCactctccaccaccaccagtccacTCTCCACCACCCCCGGTATACTCTCCCCCACCACCACCTGTGCACTCTCCCCCACCACCACCTGTCCACTCTCCCCCACCACCAGTGCACTCTCCCCCACCACCAGTGCACTCTCCTCCACCACCAGTCcactctccaccaccaccaccaccagtgcACTCTCTCCTCCACCAGTCCACTCTCCCCACCACCACCAGTGCACTCTCCCCACCACCTGTTCActctccaccaccacctccagtTTTTTCACCCCCGCCTCCAGTACACTCACCCCCACCCCCGCCTGTTTTCTCACCGCCACCTCCAGCTCCAGTACACTCCCCACCACCACCTGTATTCCCAGACTTCATCCTTCCACCCAACATAGGTTTCCAATACTCGTCACCTCCTCCACCAATGTTTCCAGGCTACTAA
- the LOC113361704 gene encoding GDSL esterase/lipase At2g23540-like translates to MKFQDLHLSFGDSLVDAGNNNYLSSLSKADIKPNGIDFKLSNGNPTGRYTNGRTIADIVGEELGQPTYAIPFLSPNATGKAILNGVNYASGGGGILNETGRIFVNRLSMDIQVDYFNITRKQFDGLIGSSKAREFLMKKAIFSVTVGSNDFLNNYLLPLLSIGERLSESPEALINHLISNLRNQLTRLYKLDARKFVVANVGPLGCIPYQKTINQLNADQCVELPNKLALQYNGRLKDLLTELNENLPGSRFLLANVYDLVSDLIVNYAKYGFKTASAACCGNGGQFSGIIPCGPQSTMCRERSKHVFWDPYHPSEAANLIVAKQLIDGNTKIISPMNLRQLRDL, encoded by the exons ATGAAATTTCAGGATCTTCATTTATCTTTTGGGGATTCACTAGTCGATGCTGGAAATAACAACTATCTGTCAAGTTTGTCCAAGGCAGATATCAAGCCAAACGGCATTGATTTTAAGCTAAGCAATGGAAACCCTACAGGCCGGTACACCAATGGACGAACAATTGCAGATATTGTTG GGGAAGAACTAGGACAACCAACTtatgccattccatttttgtctCCAAATGCCACGGGCAAAGCGATATTAAACGGAGTGAATTATGCTTCAGGAGGAGGAGGCATATTGAACGAAACAGGACGAATTTTT GTTAATAGGCTTTCAATGGATATTCAGGTCGATTACTTCAATATAACTAGGAAACAGTTTGATGGATTGATAGGTTCATCGAAAGCGAGAGAATTCTTAATGAAAAAGGCCATCTTTTCAGTCACAGTTGGATCTAACGATTTCCTAAACAACTATCTTCTTCCACTTCTGTCCATTGGAGAAAGACTTTCGGAAAGTCCCGAAGCTTTAATTAACCATCTCATTAGCAATCTAAGAAACCAACTAACA AGACTTTACAAACTCGATGCTCGAAAGTTCGTCGTGGCAAATGTCGGTCCACTTGGTTGCATTCCTTACCAAAAAACTATCAACCAACTTAATGCGGATCAATGCGTGGAATTACCAAATAAATTAGCACTTCAGTACAACGGAAGATTAAAGGATTTACTTACTGAACTTAATGAGAATCTCCCTGGATCCCGTTTCTTACTAGCTAACGTTTATGATCTTGTTTCGGACCTCATCGTGAATTACGCCAAATACG GATTCAAAACAGCAAGCGCAGCTTGTTGTGGAAATGGTGGGCAATTTAGTGGGATAATACCGTGTGGACCACAATCTACTATGTGCAGGGAGAGGTCGAAGCATGTCTTCTGGGATCCATATCATCCAAGCGAAGCCGCTAATCTGATTGTCGCCAAACAACTCATCGATGGAAACACCAAAATTATATCTCCCATGAATCTTAGACAGCTTAGAGATCTTTAA
- the LOC113360069 gene encoding uncharacterized protein LOC113360069, translated as MSASTPSSPNSPVHDNISSQNTEPLPNPSALPRTLDPYIIHPSDNPATVLSSPLLQGDNYGSWVRGITKSLNAKGKLGFVDGSLPPPTDPLQFQCWKRCDDLVGSWLLNSYQPDIRASCLYAANSHAIWKDLQIRFCVSNAPILFRLKSSIASIKQESMPVSLYYTKIKTLWDQYDSLVASTEACVCGAGKHMLERLERERAMEFLQGLHDKFSNLRSQILTMDPFPSALRIFNLVQQEEEQQHITHSPLPTVDAAALASARNFQSSSRPPSNQNKRQRPFCDYCNRLGHVRDKCYRLHGFPPTNSSS; from the coding sequence ATGTCTGCATCTACTccatcttctcccaactctccagTGCATGACAACATTTCTTCCCAAAACACTGAACCTCTGCCCAATCCTTCAGCTCTTCCTAGAACTCTAGACCCTTATATCATTCATCCTAGTGATAATCCCGCAACTGTGCTATCCTCTCCTCTTTTACAAGGAGATAACTACGGTTCATGGGTTAGAGGAATCACCAAGTCTCTGAATGCCAAAGGCAAGCTTGGTTTCGTTGATGGCTCCCTTCCTCCTCCAACAGATCCATTGCAGTTTCAATGCTGGAAGAGATGTGATGATCTCGTGGGAAGTTGGCTTCTAAACTCTTATCAACCAGATATCAGGGCTAGCTGCCTGTATGCTGCCAACTCTCATGCTATCTGGAAAGATCTGCAAATCAGGTTTTGTGTCTCCAATGCCCCTATTCTGTTTCGTTTAAAATCTTCCATTGCTTCAATCAAACAGGAATCAATGCCTGTATCTCTTTACTATACCAAAATAAAAACTCTTTGGGATCAATATGACTCCCTGGTTGCTTCTACGGAAGCATGTGTCTGTGGTGCTGGCAAGCATATGCTTGAAAGACTCGAAAGAGAACGTGCCATGGAGTTTCTGCAGGGATTACACGACAAGTTTTCCAACCTTCGTAGTCAGATCCTCACTATGGATCCCTTCCCAAGTGCACTTCGTATCTTCAATCTTGTTCAGCAGGAGGAGGAACAGCAGCATATCACTCATTCTCCTCTGCCAACTGTTGATGCCGCTGCTCTTGCTTCGGCTCGAAATTTTCAGTCCAGCTCTCGTCCGCCATCCAATCAGAACAAGCGTCAGCGTCCCTTTTGCGACTATTGCAACAGGCTAGGCCATGTTCGAGACAAGTGCTACAGGCTCCATGGTTTTCCCCCTACCAACAGTTCTTCATAG